In Pleuronectes platessa chromosome 5, fPlePla1.1, whole genome shotgun sequence, a single genomic region encodes these proteins:
- the serpinh1b gene encoding serpin H1b, with the protein MWVTNIAALWLLSLVASAEDKKLSSHAITLADNSANLAFSLYHNMAKEKDSENILISPVVVASSLGMVALGGKSSTASQVKTVLSVDKLKDEHLHAGLSELLSEVSNAKTRNTTWKINNRLYGPSSVSFADDFVKSSKKHYNFDHSKINLRDKRSAVNSINDWAVKSTDGKLPEVTKDVQNPDGAMIVNAMFFKPHWDEKFHEKMVDTRGFLVTRSFTVGVPMMHRTGLYDFYEDTVNRIFVLNMPLGQKQASMILIMPYHLEPLERLEKLLTRNQVDIWLSKMENRAVAISLPKISMEVSHNLQKHLADLGLTEAVDKAKADFSNISGKKDLYLSNVYHASALELDIDGNPFDTSIFGSGKLRDPKLFYVDHPFIFLVKDSKTNSILYIGRVVRPNGEKMRDEL; encoded by the exons ATGTGGGTGACAAACATTGCAGCTCTCTGGCTGCTGTCCCTTGTGGCCTCTGCAGAGGACAAGAAGCTGAGCAGTCATGCCATCACACTGGCTGACAACAGTGCAAACCTGGCTTTCAG CCTCTACCACAACATGGCAAAGGAGAAAGACTCAGAGAACATCCTCATCTCTCCTGTGGTGGTGGCCtcctctcttgggatggtggcTCTTGGTGGAAAGTCCTCCACTGCCTCGCAGGTCAAAACTGTCCTCAGTGTTGACAAACTAAAGGATGAGCATTTGCATGCAGGACTGTCTGAGCTGCTCTCTGAG GTGAGCAATGCCAAGACACGCAACAccacatggaagatcaacaatcGCCTTTATGGGCCAAGCTCCGTCTCCTTTGCTGACGATTTTGTGAAAAGCAGCAAAAAGCACTATAACTTCGaccattcaaaaataaactTACGTGACAAGAGGAGCGCTGTGAACTCCATCAACGATTGGGCAGTAAAGTCAACTGATGGCAAGCTTCCCGAGGTCACCAAGGACGTGCAGAACCCAGATGGAGCCATGATTGTCAACGCCATGTTCTTCAAGC CTCACTGGGATGAGAAGTTCCATGAAAAAATGGTGGACACTCGTGGTTTCCTGGTTACTCGCTCATTCACCGTTGGGGTTCCCATGATGCACCGTACAG GTCTGTATGATTTCTACGAGGACACTGTGAACCGTATCTTTGTGCTGAACATGCCTCTGGGTCAGAAGCAGGCCTCCATGATCCTCATCATGCCCTACCACCTGGAGCCTCTGGAACGCCTGGAGAAACTCCTGACCAGGAATCAGGTGGACATTTGGCTCAGTAAGATGGAGAACAGAGCTGTGGCCATCTCTCTTCCTAAGATCTCTATGGAAGTCAGCCATAATCTGCAG AAACACCTGGCTGATCTTGGGCTAACCGAAGCCGTAGACAAAGCCAAGGCGGACTTTTCCAACATTTCTGGAAAGAAGGACCTCTACCTCTCCAACGTCTACCACGCTTCGGCCCTGGAGCTGGATATTGATGGAAATCCGTTCGATACCAGCATCTTTGGCTCTGGAAAGCTGAGGGACCCTAAACTATTCTACGTGGATCATCCCTTCATCTTCCTGGTGAAGGACAGCAAGACCAACTCAATCCTTTATATCGGCAGAGTTGTAAGACCTAATGGAGAAAAGATGCGCGATGAGCTATAA